One Phyllopteryx taeniolatus isolate TA_2022b chromosome 3, UOR_Ptae_1.2, whole genome shotgun sequence genomic window, ccttggtgcagttaaactctcactggaaaggaatccaacttactgccggcaatgcggacctaactctgacaccggtcatacagggatcgaacagcccgtattaggGGGTCTGGAATAACATAATCATTGAGTACCCTCCACAGGATTTCCCAAGGGACACGGTAGAATGCcttcttcaagtccacaaagcacatgtataGACTGGTTTGGCAaattcccatgcaccctcaagaaCCCCGGTGAGGATGTAGAGCTGGACAAAAAACGCACTGCTCCTCCTTAATCTGACATTCGACCTCCAGACATACtctcctctccaacacccccAATAGattttaccagggaggctgcgGCGTGTGATCCCACTATAGTTAGAACACACCCTCgaatcccccttcttaaaaaaaggGACCACCACCCTGGTCTGCCTGCTTCCAACTAGGAAGGCGTGATGGTGGAATTGAGAAGGTTTTCGAACTATTCGGCTCACCGTCTCACAACGGCCCGAGTCGAAGCCAGCAGCGCctcatcctcactatacacagtgttgatgtttCACAGCTTCCCCATGCCTGAGACGCAggacggtggaccagaatttcttcgaagccatctggaagtcgttctccatggcctcaccgaaaaGTCTCAGTTTTTACCTGAGTGACCACTAAAGCCATTTTCCACTTGACctgccagtacccatcagcttcctccggattcccacaggccaaaaaggcccgcaAGGACTATTTCTTCAggttgacggcatcccttactgATGGTGTCCAGCAACAGGTTACGGGATTTCCGCCATGGCAGGCACTGAGCACATTACGGCCACAACTCATGttggccgcctcaacaatggggcgcggaacatggtcaatgtcaatgtcccccgcctccgcTTGCACGTGGGCAAAGTTCTGCCggcggtgggagttgaaactccttctaacAGGTcactctgccagatgttcccagcagaccctcacaatacgtttaggACTGCTAgttcggaccggcatcttcccccaccatcggagccaactcaccatcaGGTGGTGAtaggttgacagctctgcccctctctacacccgagtgtccaagacatgcagccgcaggTCTGATGACACAACAACAAAGTCAGTCATTGAACCGTGGCCTTGAGTATCCAGGttccaagtgcacatatggacacacttatgtctgaacatggtgtttgttctagacaatctgtgatgagcacagaagtccaataacagaacaccgctcaggttctgatcggtgggccgttcttcccaatcacgcccttccaggtctcactgtcattgcccacatgagcattgaagcgCCCCAGAAAAACGAGGCAGTCCCCAATGGGAACGCTCTCTAATACCTCCTCCAGGGACTTCAAAATGGCTGGGTACTCTGAACCCCACCTCGAGAcctggctccagaagggggTACCGGTAACCCGTGTCCGGGTGATGAATAAAAGTCTTCTAATGTTCGTAATCATCATAGGGGATCTTTGAgtcatgctttgtctggtccctcacctaggacctgtttgccatgggtgactctGCCATACCCAGACAACCTAGCGCCTAGAATCATTGAGACACACAaccccctccaccatgataaggtgacggctcagggaCAGGACCAACAGTTATTGTACGACAGTTATTACAGATTGCTGCCAATATACAAAGTattcatttttgaatttttactACTACTCTGAAAAGACTGATCATGTGGAAGCACAAGAGTTGTGACACTAAACTACAGAAAGTACTGTACTTCAAAGACAAGCTAGGGTATCGCAAGCCAATCATTAATACCAAACCAATCCACTACATGCggaacatcacgtgaccaatgCGGAACACGGAatagctgacttcaggcaaaagttaaatacatgtatatcatttatttatactaccccaattccaatgaagttgggaggttgtgttacacataaataaaaacagaatacaatgatttgcaaatcatgttcaacctatatttaattgaatacactacaaaaacaagatttttccaactgataaactttgtttttagcaaataatcattaacttagaattttatggctgcaatacgttccaaaaaagctggtacagtgtcatgtttaccactatgttacatcaccttttcttttaacaacattcaataaacgtttcggaactgaggacactaattgttgaagctttgtaggtggaattctttcccattgttgcttgatgtacagcttcagctgttcaacagtccgggatctccgttgttgtattttacggttcataatgcgccactcattttcaatgggagtcaggtctggactgcagccaggccagtctagtacccgcactcttttactttgaagccacgctgttgtcacacgtgcagaatgtggtttggcattgtcttaatgaaataagcagggaaacaatttgaaatgtggactcgtcggaccacagaacacttttccactttgcatcagtccatcttggatgaACTCGAGCCCAGacaagccggcagcgtttctgggtgttgttgataaatgccttttgctttgcatagtagagtttcaagttgcactcacggatgtagtgccgaactgtatttactgacattggttttctgaagtgttcctgagccaatgtggtgctatcctttacacattgatgtcggtttttgatgcagcgccgcctgagggatccaaggtcacgggcattcaatgttggttttcggccttgccacttacatgcagtgatttctccagaatctctgaaccttttgatgatattatggcccgtagatgatgaaatccctatattccttgcaattgtacgttgaggaacattgtccttaaactgttcgactattttctcacgcacttgttcacatagAGGTGAatctcaccccatctttgcttgcgaatgacttagcaattcagggaagctacttttatacccaatcatggcacccacctgttcccaattagcctgctcacctgtgggatgttccaaacaggtgtttgatgagcattcttcaactttgtcagtcttttttgccacctgtcccagcttctttggaatgtgttgcagccataaaagtccaagttaatgattatttgctaaaaacaataaggtttatcagtttgaacattaaatttgttgtctttgtagtgtattcaattaaatatagatagatttgcaaatcattgtattccatttttatttgtttaacacaacgtcccaacttcattggaattggggttgtatatacaaATACGATATCATacatgtaaacatgaaataaGCCCAAACACCATctgttgtcatctttggtggctctctGGTTacatcttgtgtttaaaaaaagactttgaAGGTGTTTAAAGTTCCTATGGGTGCTTTTAAACGGTCCTCCTCCCCTTTCACACGAGTGAGGCGGAAGTGCTTTGACCTGGTAGTAGTTTATGCAAATACTGGATTGTTGACACAGCACCCTAATGAATACAATAGTAATAGTTAACATTCCAATTAGAGCAGACAAAactgaaaaagtgaaatatactGTCTGCACGTGGTAGAAGCCTATTATTGAACAACAAAGAACCGAATAGATAGACtcttattaaaatgtatattaattCACATTTTCGTGCCTTTCATGACAATTGCCCGCCCCATAACCCCAGTGACTATTGTTAGCACATTACAGTAGTAGTACAGTGTAACTGTGAGTGGCTTCGCTGCTCCCAGTAAGCAAAGCGGAGGAGTTTGAATCTAAGGGACACATCAGCCGCACATATCCCTGAATTTGTTGAAGGAATTGAGCCATTGGCCCTTCGATCACAAGTTGCACTCAGTCGTGACTATCCCTGCatatcacagttctgaggaccgggggttcaagtcccggccccgcctctatggagtttgcatgttttccccctgACTGCGTgtattttctccaggtactccggtttcctcccacatcccaaaaacatgcgtggtcggttgattgaagactaaattttccttaggtgtgaatgtgagtgcgaatgattgtttgtttgtatgtgccctgtattggctggcgaccagttcagggtgtaccccgcctctcggctgAAGATAGccgggttaggctccagcatgcctgcgaccctagtgagggtaagcggttcagaaaacgGATGGTTGAATATGGTAAATACTTAGTATcaaaagtatactgtatgtttatgctCAATTATTTATTCACTGTGTGCTTGGTGctagtgttttatatatatatccatccagccaGTTTCTtaacctcttatcctcactagggtcgcgggctgctggagcctatcccagctatctccgggcgggaggcggggtacaccctaaactggtcgccagccaatcgcagatattTATAATTtgttataatttgttttttgtttgtctgttttttttgcttacatATTGTACATAATTTTTCTGGGGTTGTGTATTctaggggtcaccaacatggtgcccatgAGCACCAAGGAGCTCTTAAGGACCACAAGATTAGCCCTCGGGCCAGTTCTGAAAATAGCTCACCAATAATGGGACATTGTCATTTCCAATGGATGTTGTAGAcatgattatttgaaaatgtaaacacacagatttatagaaataaagtgttgcatattgatatttaccTGTTTCCTACCATgttaactccatccatccatcttccgagccgcttatcctcacaagggtcgccggagtgctggagcctatcccagccaacttcgggcaggaggcgaggtacaccctgaactggttgccagccaatcgcagggaacatttaaacaaacaaccattcggactcacattcacacctacgggcaattcagagtctccaattaacctaccatgcatgtttttgggatgtgggaggaaaccggagtgcccggagaaatcccacgcaggcacggggagaacgtgcaaactccacacaggcggggccgggatttgaaccccggtcctcagaactgtgtgccGCCCCATGTTAactcattgttgataattattgtgacaaatcATGGACATGATCAGTTTCTTCAAAtagattaatattatttattattaataattacatAATTCAAGGTAATTTGAGCCAATTTGGTATTTCAGAATAGTATATCAAATGTAGCCTTTCGCATGAATccgtacccaagaagtagctctcagtttcaaaaagttgGTGACCCCTGTTGTTTTCTATTTGAACTATTTTGTTCGTAATACATTCTATTTTCTTCTCAAACATCCAGGTGGAAAAGGAGAAGATCCATGACCATGAGCGTCAATGTTCGTACGAACACCTCAACCTGCTTCTGCATTTTATCATGGGCATCAAGGTGAGCCTGGAGAGCCTACAGCCTCAGAGCCTGGAGGTAGCGGGCCACAAGCTGCAGGAGCTCCACCAGTCTCTCAGAGACTTAGAACTCAAGATGAGCCACCTTGGTGGAGGTGGCGCTGCAGCTTCCATGCAGGGTTCCTTCACGCCACTGCCCAGCACTGTGGGAGCTGCCCTGGAACTGCAGGTCCAAAATGAAAAGACCAAGGTAGTCGAGCTGAGCCGACGATGCCAAGAGCTGGAGCTTAAAGTGAATACGTTCGAGGACATTGTTTGCGTCCTCAACCGAGAGATGGAGTGCTCCTGCACAACCATGGAAGCCTACAACCGGCAACACAGACTGGACCAGGACAAAATTGAGATCCTTAATAACAAGGTGACAAAGTTGGGAATGTGTTTATATCAGTCAGGATattgatatccatccattttctgtaccgcttatcctcactagggtcgcggacgtgctggaggctatcccagctatctttgggcgagaggcggggtgcaccctgaactggttgccagccaatcgcagggcatattgATATTATATTCTTTATAGGACGTAATTATGAAAGTGCCTGTTAAAGCAGGcattttccaatgtttttttcaatgttgctGTACTGTATAAACAGCATGACACGGAATAAAAAGGAATGTCTACCTGGCAATTTTCATCCTTCAGAGATAGTTTCAGAACTGTAATAGAGGCAAAGCACACCTTTTTGTCAAGGTATTCTACAACTCAAAGTGTGCCGTTTAACACCCACATTCACTTCGCCTGCCTGTTGTCCAAcaagtattttatatataactATAATATTTAGCATGAAGTTATCTGATTGCGCAGGATGTTATGTCCTGGGTGAAACCGCATTCAGTTGCGGCGATGTCCCACATAGCTGGgttcattttgaaatgcaaaagtGTCTTTTTGCATTTTGCTGTATGCAGTGTCTTTTTAGAGTTAAAGAGTTAAATAATATCTTGATGACCTGGACAAGCTTAAAGATGATTTAATATTCCAAATATGAAGCAACAACAACCATACACCACAAGCAGTGTACACAGTGGTTATTCAGGATACTGAATATCTGAATTGCTGTACTGCAACacgaatggtccaaaattcactCTGATTGTTGTGCATGTCTGATCTGgaactacaggaaacgtttagTTGAgcttattgctgccaaaggagggtgaAGTAGTAAATCCAAGGGTTTATTTAGTTTTTCCTCCCAGTCCTGGGAATGTTTACGTTATGCTCTATAAAAATGAGAAAACGGAATAGTTTGTGTGGTATTGGTTTGAGCAGACTCTTtgttcttgtgatttagatgaagaggagactacattttatgaccaatttatgcagaaatgtaagaaatggtTCAcaaactttttcctcccactgtatgtagacagtactgtacagtatatatacggTACACAGTCTAATGCACAgatcagccacaacattagaaCCACGCGCACAAAATATcatatccatccttccattttctttagcacgTGTCCActttaaggcctctttatactcccgcgcttgtgcggccgacaacgcccgcattccatcacgtgaccgacgcattggcccgcACGTCCCTTATGTGTCACTTgtcgcgcacacggcaaaaattgttgctgcacgtagaatgccgcggagatcatctctcttgattggtccgttttagtcacatgctgtgatgacgtactcagcgtgccccttggttctacataccatctacgccgccgccatcatgatcgattttgcagcataatttaacgtatcatctggtcatctaggtccatttgttctagcagacagtgttccacggtcgccattgttgttgctttgttccttgttacggaaaggaaaggaaaaacggaaatggccaaaaaatgcagaggaaactccaccctgtggtgtcctagccaataccagccgtaacgacacccccgacttggaggtgaactgcagtacattttaaaaactgcacgAGTGGGTTCCGCTCAAGTATAAAgacaaactgcgcgcgggatagctGTCAGTGCGGTCGCCGCCCGcatgagtataaagaagcctttccGAGCCGACTGGGTGAGAGCCTAGATTTaccttggactggtcgtcaggcaatcgcagtgcacatatcgacaaacggccattcgcacccacattcacagctatgggaaatttaaagtcttcaccTAAAATGTATGTGTTTTGCATATGGGAGAAAGCTGAAGTACCCAGGGAAAAGCTATGCAGGCAcaagaagaacatgcaaacaacacaagcaGAGCAGAGCTGAGATTTAACCCTTATATACTTTTTCTCCTAAAAAGCAAAAGACAGGCGAACAGTTAATCAGTTTTTGCCactaaattgtattttcttttgaaagcttatatgtgtgtgttgaagGTTCGTCAGCTGGAGAGAACAGTGAGTCTGCGGGACTTGTCCATCGTTGAGATGGAGGGCAAGATGAGGGAGATGTCAGCAGCCACTTATGATGGGATCTTTGTGTGGAAGATCTCCGATTTTACAAAGAAGAGGCAGGATGCCGTCGCTGGCCGAGCTCCTGCTATGTTCTCTCCTGGTAATTATCTGATGACGAAATTTGGATGATTAGACAGACAATGATGAGTCTGCTCTTTCTTGCATTACAATAACATACATTCTCATCTTTTCTAGCCTTTTATACGAGTAAATATGGCTACAAAATGTGCTTGCGAATCTACCTAAATGGAGACGGGACAGGAAGGGGCACCCACTTATCTCTGTTCTTTGTGGTGATGAGAGGACACAGCGACGCCCTACTTAAGTGGCCTTTTAATCAGAAGGTAATGCTCATCGACAAGATGAAAATATAATGTCATGACAcgtttatacaaccccaattccaatgaagttgggacattgtgttaaacataaataaaaacagaatacaataatttgcaaaacatgttcaacctatatttaatttaatacactacaaagacaagatatttaatgttcaaactgataaactttattgtttttagcaaataatcattaacttagaattttatggctgcaacatgttccaaaaaagctgggacaggtggcaaaaaagagtgagaaagttgaagaatgctcatcaaacacctgttttgaacatcccagaggtgaacaggctaattgggaacaggggggtgccatgattgggtataaaaagagctcccctgaattgctcagtcattcacaatcaaagatggggcgaggttcacctcttcgtgaacaagtgcgtgagaaaatagtcgaacagtttacggacaatgttcctcaacgtacaattgcaaggaatttaggtatttcatcatctatggtccataatatcatcaaaaggttcagagaatctggagaaatcactgcatgtaagcggcaaggccgaaaaccaacattgaatgcctgtgaccttcgatccttcaggcggcaccgcatcaaaaaccgacatcaatgtgtaaggatatcaccacatgggctcaggaacacttccgaaaaccaatgtcagtaaatacagttcggcgctacatccgtaagtgcaacttgaaactctactatgcaaagcaaaaggcatttatcaacaacacccagaaacgcagccggcttctctgggcccgagctcatctaagatggactgatgcaaagtggaaaagtgttctgtggtccgacgagtccacatttcatatTGCTTTTGGAAGTtgcggacgtcgtgtcctccgggccaaagaggaaaagaacaatctggactgttatggacataaagttcaaaagccagcatctgtgatggtatggggctgtgttagtgccaatggcatgggtaacttacacatctgtgaagggaccattaatgctgaaaggtacatacaggttttggagaaacatatactGCCATCATAAGCAACGTCttcttcatggacgcccctgcttatttcagcaagacaatgccaaaccacattctggacgtgtgacaacagcgtggcttcaaagtagtccagacctgtctcccattgaaaatgcgtggcgcattatgaagcgtaaaatacgacaacgcagACCCCGGACTggtaaagcttcaacaattagtgtcctcagttcccaaatgtttcttgaattttgttaaaagaaaaggtgatgtaacacagtggtaaacatgaccctgtcccagcttttttggaacgtgttgcagccataaaattctaagttaatgattatttgctataaacaataaagtttatcagttcaaacattaaatatcttgtctttgtagtgtgttcaattaaatataggttgaacatgatttgcaaatcattgtattctgtttttattcatgtttaacgtcccaacttcattggaattggggttgtaattcatAGTTTCAATTTCAAAAATCTAGAATGTACACGCTTGATTGAGCTTGACTGATCACACAAAGTTTGCCTGTACCACTTAGAATTCTAAACAGTGCTCTCAACTTTTGGGGAAAACTATTTAGTGCCAACATAACGTGTGTGTGCAAAGATACAAAGATATGTTTGGGTGAGTTTAGCGACGAACTTGACCTCAAACCCATCAAACACCTTAAAGTGTGGCAGCTGTTTTAGCTTCCCTGTACTTTTGATCAAACAGTTCAAGTATTCAGTTTTGTAAgatgctgtttattttttcatattaataAGAATCATGTTACAGGTAGTAGTgataataattttattattagccGGTTTTCAGGGCACTCTAGGTGACCATACAAACAGGTAAAAGAAgtcaaacaatacaataaaacataacAGAATATAAAACATTACTTAAAGTGGCAAATGATAAGGGAAATGTTAAGGTGAATACGCAGTCCGGAATAGGTGTGTCTTGAGTGTGGATTAGAAGAGGGTTAATTAGTCTGTCTTTCGGAGGGCCAGTGGTCGTGAGTTCCATAGACGGGGCGGGGGGGCTGACAGTGGACCGATGGCCAGAAGGGATGGTGGGGTAACTATAGGCATCGACCGGTACCAGATTGTGACAGTACGATAACCTTGGGCTGACCGTATTGCAATGacagctctaaaatgtattattttgaaaaatttaggtaaataaaacacttttttttcattgagtatacaatctattttatttttaaacaaaatatagacTATTTGGTACATTATTaaatgtgttccatgtttgGTTAAAATGAAGCAATCatcaaaaagatgaaaaaaagaattgactagaaaaataattaaaacatgcaTAAGGTTGTTTGACTGAATACAAGGGACACAACTAGAATTTAAGTAAGAGTAGCTGctttcaaaatccatccatccacccatccattttctgtaccgctttatcctcacacgcgccgcgggcgtgctggagcctatcccagctatcttcaggcgagaggtggaATACACCCTAAatcagtcgccagccaatcgcagggcacaggaaacaaacaacattcgcgcacacattcacatctaagggcaatttagagtcttcaatcaacctaccatgcatgttttggggatgtgggaggaaaccggagtgcccggagaaaacccatgcaggcacggggagaacatgcaagctccacacaggcggggccgggatttgaaccctggtcctcagaactgtgaggcagatgtgctaaccagtcgtccactgtgccgcttgctttcaaaatatgcaataaattaaattacaacTAAATACATTAGTTGCAaccgtttaaaaaaattttatgACGAAAACGTGAACTTATTGGCCCTGTTATATCCTGCATGACAGTATGAAATACAGAGGGATGCTTTTTAGTAGTCTTCTATTAATCGTGGACATGGGATTTACAGTGGGAGggaaaaagtatttggacagccaCCGATTGTGCAACTGTTTAGTAGTCTTCTATTAATCGTGGACATGGGATTTACAGTGGGAGggaaaaagtatttggacagccaCTGATTGTGCAAGTTGTTCCACCAAcaccgtcccccccccccaccgccaccccaatcagaacccgagcggtgttctgttattggacttctgcgctCATCAACCCTTGGTCCATAACAaataccatgttcaagcataatggtgtccacacatgcacttggcaccaggacaccctaggtcgcagttcttcaactttgtggtcgtgtcatcggacttgcggccgaaTGTCTTGGACGCTTGGGTgcagagaggggcggagctattaactgatcaccacctggtggtaagTTGGCTCCGATcttgggggaagatgccggtccgacctggcaggcccaaacgtattgtgagggtctgctgggaacgtctggcagaatcccctgtcagaaggagtttcaccgacagaactttgctcatgttctgggggaggcgggggacattgagtctgagtggaccatgttcctcgccggccggagctgtggccgtaaggtcgTCGGTGCCtttcgtggtggcaatccccgaacccgttggtggacaccaacggtgagggatgccatccaactaaagaaggagtcctatcgggcctttttggcctgtgggactcctgaggcagctgatgggtaccagctggccaagcggaatgcggctttggtggtcgctgaaacaAAAACTTGagtgtgggaggagtttggtgaggccatgaagaaagacttccggacggcttcgagaaaattgtggtccaccatccggcgtctctgACTTTCATAACCTGAGATACTAATATGTAACATTTCCTTGtagtattttcaaaatgtcattattCAGGACTGTGAAAAGTCTGCAGAGCCGCGGAATTCCGCACATTTTCCTCATagagaaatccatccatccattttctaaccgcttatcctcacaagggtcgcgggagtgctggagcctatcccagctatcatcgggcaggaggcgcggtacaccctgaactggttgccagccaatcgcagcatagAGAAATTCTTTATGGAAATCGTGTAAATTTGCCCAAAAACGTTTTGGAGGGTTAACGTAGTACTCTTTCGACATTGACATTGACGGTCTGTAATCGTGACCGTTTACAGCATTGAAGACCGTATGATGGCAGGGAAGGTGCAAATCATCCGCCTTTTACAActcctattccaatgaagttgggacgctgtgtttaacataaataaaaacagaatacaattattttcaaatcatgttcaacctatatttgattaaa contains:
- the LOC133474596 gene encoding TNF receptor-associated factor 2-like isoform X6, with amino-acid sequence MWSPLLFVLFQQNSEAFPDNAARREVEVLVAVCPNEGCTWTGTIKDFEASHEGHCDFAIILCPSCKELMRANEQERHDERECPERTLNCKYCKEPFILKNIKAHDEICPKYPMICDGCAKKKIPREKYVDHIKFCSKFKAPCRFHVVGCDTSVEKEKIHDHERQCSYEHLNLLLHFIMGIKVSLESLQPQSLEVAGHKLQELHQSLRDLELKMSHLGGGGAAASMQGSFTPLPSTVGAALELQVQNEKTKVVELSRRCQELELKVNTFEDIVCVLNREMECSCTTMEAYNRQHRLDQDKIEILNNKVRQLERTVSLRDLSIVEMEGKMREMSAATYDGIFVWKISDFTKKRQDAVAGRAPAMFSPAFYTSKYGYKMCLRIYLNGDGTGRGTHLSLFFVVMRGHSDALLKWPFNQKCLVKAASLFKSLGSSPSEVMTHSCSGHSNAAGPEQQGAHHRCVPARHLVLFLPEARQRYEHCQWLPALLSALQVGL
- the LOC133474596 gene encoding TNF receptor-associated factor 2-like isoform X4, whose amino-acid sequence is MAAQEPSPPSSLEGNKPGFPKKILANNLEDKHLCNSCLKILRRPLQAQCGHRFCSYCFNKIVSSGPEKCNACIKEDLFEEPTSILKQGGAFPDNAARREVEVLVAVCPNEGCTWTGTIKDFEASHEGHCDFAIILCPSCKELMRANEQERHDERECPERTLNCKYCKEPFILKNIKVEKEKIHDHERQCSYEHLNLLLHFIMGIKVSLESLQPQSLEVAGHKLQELHQSLRDLELKMSHLGGGGAAASMQGSFTPLPSTVGAALELQVQNEKTKVVELSRRCQELELKVNTFEDIVCVLNREMECSCTTMEAYNRQHRLDQDKIEILNNKVRQLERTVSLRDLSIVEMEGKMREMSAATYDGIFVWKISDFTKKRQDAVAGRAPAMFSPAFYTSKYGYKMCLRIYLNGDGTGRGTHLSLFFVVMRGHSDALLKWPFNQKCLVKAASLFKSLGSSPSEVMTHSCSGHSNAAGPEQQGAHHRCVPARHLVLFLPEARQRYEHCQWLPALLSALQVGL
- the LOC133474596 gene encoding TNF receptor-associated factor 2-like isoform X5; its protein translation is MAAQEPSPPSSLEGNKPGFPKKILANNLEDKHLCNSCLKILRRPLQAQCGHRFCSYCFNKIVSSGPEKCNACIKEDLFEEPTSILKQGGAFPDNAARREVEVLVAVCPNEGCTWTGTIKDFEAHDEICPKYPMICDGCAKKKIPREKYVDHIKFCSKFKAPCRFHVVGCDTSVEKEKIHDHERQCSYEHLNLLLHFIMGIKVSLESLQPQSLEVAGHKLQELHQSLRDLELKMSHLGGGGAAASMQGSFTPLPSTVGAALELQVQNEKTKVVELSRRCQELELKVNTFEDIVCVLNREMECSCTTMEAYNRQHRLDQDKIEILNNKVRQLERTVSLRDLSIVEMEGKMREMSAATYDGIFVWKISDFTKKRQDAVAGRAPAMFSPAFYTSKYGYKMCLRIYLNGDGTGRGTHLSLFFVVMRGHSDALLKWPFNQKCLVKAASLFKSLGSSPSEVMTHSCSGHSNAAGPEQQGAHHRCVPARHLVLFLPEARQRYEHCQWLPALLSALQVGL
- the LOC133474596 gene encoding TNF receptor-associated factor 2-like isoform X7, whose amino-acid sequence is MAAQEPSPPSSLEGNKPGFPKKILANNLEDKHLCNSCLKILRRPLQAQCGHRFCSYCFNKIVSSGPEKCNACIKEDLFEEPTSILKQGGAFPDNAARREVEVLVAVCPNEGCTWTGTIKDFEVEKEKIHDHERQCSYEHLNLLLHFIMGIKVSLESLQPQSLEVAGHKLQELHQSLRDLELKMSHLGGGGAAASMQGSFTPLPSTVGAALELQVQNEKTKVVELSRRCQELELKVNTFEDIVCVLNREMECSCTTMEAYNRQHRLDQDKIEILNNKVRQLERTVSLRDLSIVEMEGKMREMSAATYDGIFVWKISDFTKKRQDAVAGRAPAMFSPAFYTSKYGYKMCLRIYLNGDGTGRGTHLSLFFVVMRGHSDALLKWPFNQKCLVKAASLFKSLGSSPSEVMTHSCSGHSNAAGPEQQGAHHRCVPARHLVLFLPEARQRYEHCQWLPALLSALQVGL